One genomic segment of Profundibacter amoris includes these proteins:
- a CDS encoding TRAP transporter small permease subunit: MPRIAKSYVRIVDGFNYFVGRIMMYSIFFLIAVLMYSIIAKQAFLIPPFWTLEVAQFTLVAYYLLGGAYSIQLGANVRMDLFYSQWSDRKKAWVDSITVLLLMFYLGVMLFGGIESLLYSIKYNQHSASMWRPQIWPIKAIMCVGIFMMLLQAISELIKDIATLRGEQL, from the coding sequence ATGCCACGCATAGCCAAATCATATGTCCGCATTGTCGACGGGTTTAACTATTTTGTCGGCCGCATCATGATGTATTCGATCTTTTTCCTGATTGCGGTCTTGATGTATTCCATCATTGCCAAGCAGGCATTTCTGATCCCGCCCTTTTGGACACTTGAAGTCGCACAGTTCACGCTGGTAGCCTATTACCTGCTGGGCGGGGCCTATTCGATCCAGTTAGGCGCGAATGTGCGGATGGATCTGTTTTACAGCCAGTGGTCGGACCGCAAAAAGGCATGGGTCGACAGTATCACGGTGCTGTTGCTGATGTTCTATCTGGGCGTGATGCTGTTTGGTGGCATTGAATCGCTGCTTTATTCGATCAAATACAACCAACACTCCGCCTCGATGTGGCGCCCGCAGATATGGCCGATCAAGGCCATCATGTGCGTCGGCATCTTCATGATGCTTTTGCAGGCTATCTCCGAACTTATCAAAGACATCGCGACACTCAGAGGAGAGCAGCTCTAA
- a CDS encoding N-formylglutamate amidohydrolase: MGRLIDESDLEGTAAAQLHNADGNGQVLLVCEHAANRIPAVLDNLGLDEATRLSHIAWDPGALAVAQEISRVLDARLVASTVSRLVYDCNRPPEAPGAMPGRSEVFDIPGNRNLSDTEKAARVATVYEPFRTLLADTIASFPAPPVLVTIHSFTPVYQGKQRDVEIGILHDSDTRLADAMLDLAPKQTEMNTQRNDPYGPGDGVTHTLKLHALPNGLMNVMIEVRNDLIATADQQKSVGKMLAELIADALTLIANKKEAQCHA, encoded by the coding sequence ATGGGGCGTTTGATCGACGAAAGCGATCTGGAAGGCACAGCCGCGGCCCAGTTGCACAATGCCGATGGCAATGGGCAGGTTTTGCTTGTGTGCGAGCACGCCGCGAACCGGATTCCCGCCGTGCTGGACAATCTGGGGCTGGACGAGGCCACCCGCCTTAGCCATATCGCCTGGGATCCCGGCGCGCTGGCCGTGGCGCAGGAAATCAGCCGTGTTCTGGATGCCCGCCTTGTGGCCAGCACCGTTTCGCGTCTGGTTTACGACTGCAACCGCCCCCCCGAAGCGCCCGGCGCGATGCCCGGGCGCAGCGAGGTTTTCGACATTCCCGGCAACCGGAATCTGAGTGATACCGAAAAAGCCGCGCGGGTGGCGACGGTTTATGAGCCGTTCCGCACCCTGCTGGCCGACACCATCGCGTCCTTCCCCGCGCCTCCGGTGCTGGTAACCATCCACAGTTTTACCCCCGTTTATCAGGGCAAACAGCGCGATGTCGAAATCGGCATCCTGCACGACAGCGACACACGGCTGGCGGACGCCATGCTGGATCTTGCCCCCAAGCAAACAGAAATGAACACCCAGCGCAATGATCCCTATGGACCCGGGGACGGTGTTACCCATACGCTTAAACTGCACGCCCTGCCAAACGGGCTGATGAATGTGATGATCGAGGTGCGCAACGACCTGATAGCAACCGCCGACCAGCAAAAATCCGTTGGCAAAATGCTGGCGGAACTGATTGCGGATGCCTTGACCTTGATCGCCAACAAAAAGGAGGCCCAATGCCACGCATAG
- a CDS encoding HAD-IA family hydrolase, with amino-acid sequence MPLKALIFDVDGTLAETEEAHRAAFNRTFDQWRLGWHWTVDDYRRLLKTTGGKERMRAYQSTLPDSERRLSDAEIARAHKEKTAIYGEILASGQLSLRPGVADLIEAARARGLKVAVATTTNTPNVEALTRCCWGKPALKVFDHVAAGDMVANKKPAPDVFLLALEQLGLPAKSCIAFEDSRNGVHSALGADLRVLVTPSAYTDRDDFSDADWVIPTLEKYHLPRELL; translated from the coding sequence ATGCCCCTAAAAGCCCTGATTTTCGACGTGGATGGCACTTTGGCCGAAACCGAAGAGGCCCACCGCGCGGCCTTTAACCGGACTTTTGATCAATGGAGGCTGGGCTGGCACTGGACGGTCGACGACTACCGCCGGTTGCTAAAAACCACCGGCGGCAAGGAACGTATGCGGGCATATCAATCCACCCTGCCCGATAGCGAACGCCGCCTGTCGGATGCGGAAATCGCCCGCGCCCACAAGGAAAAAACCGCGATCTACGGCGAAATCCTGGCGTCGGGCCAACTGTCCCTGCGCCCCGGCGTGGCCGACCTGATCGAGGCGGCGCGCGCGCGTGGTCTGAAAGTGGCCGTCGCCACCACCACCAACACCCCCAATGTCGAGGCCCTGACCCGCTGCTGCTGGGGCAAACCCGCGCTAAAGGTATTCGACCATGTGGCCGCCGGTGATATGGTCGCTAACAAGAAACCGGCCCCCGACGTGTTCCTGCTGGCGCTGGAACAATTGGGCCTGCCGGCAAAATCCTGCATCGCATTCGAGGACAGCCGCAACGGCGTCCACTCGGCCCTTGGCGCCGACCTGCGAGTGCTGGTCACCCCTTCGGCCTATACCGACAGGGATGATTTCTCGGACGCCGACTGGGTGATCCCGACACTGGAAAAATACCACCTGCCGCGCGAATTGCTCTGA
- a CDS encoding response regulator transcription factor has product MSKKILIIDDDPQIREVVRIGLEQAGFATLTAGDGAAGLALVGSARPDLVVLDIGLPEMDGLEVCRRLRSQSQVPVLFLSARDEELDRVLGFEMGADDYVTKPFSPRELVARVKAILKRVNGAADTGGQFSHGELQLDTAQHLCLFRGAPVGLTASEMVLLAHLIRHPAQVSARPALTDAMYGANSQVSDRTVDSHLRNLRRKLAESGCTDAVETVHGIGVRMGPCRG; this is encoded by the coding sequence ATGAGCAAGAAAATCCTGATCATTGATGACGATCCGCAGATCCGCGAAGTGGTGCGGATCGGGCTGGAGCAGGCGGGTTTTGCCACCCTGACCGCCGGTGACGGTGCGGCGGGGCTGGCGCTGGTTGGCAGCGCGCGGCCCGATCTGGTGGTGCTGGACATCGGCCTGCCCGAGATGGACGGGCTTGAGGTGTGCCGCCGGTTGCGGTCTCAATCGCAAGTGCCGGTGTTGTTTCTAAGTGCGCGGGACGAGGAACTGGACCGTGTTCTGGGGTTTGAAATGGGAGCGGATGATTATGTCACCAAGCCTTTTTCCCCGCGCGAGCTGGTGGCGCGGGTCAAGGCGATATTGAAACGGGTGAACGGTGCGGCAGATACCGGCGGGCAGTTTTCGCACGGTGAATTGCAACTGGATACCGCACAGCACCTGTGCCTGTTTCGCGGCGCTCCGGTGGGGTTGACGGCCTCGGAAATGGTGTTGCTGGCGCATTTGATCCGGCATCCCGCGCAGGTCTCGGCGCGGCCGGCGCTGACGGATGCGATGTATGGGGCCAACAGTCAGGTGTCGGACCGCACGGTGGACAGCCACCTGCGCAACCTGCGCCGCAAACTGGCCGAATCCGGTTGCACGGATGCGGTGGAAACGGTGCATGGCATCGGGGTGCGGATGGGGCCATGTCGCGGATAA
- a CDS encoding thioredoxin family protein, giving the protein MAVTPPVCDFDWQAPDFTLPASDGKTYSLSDVKGENGTLVMFICNHCPYVKSIMDKIIRDAQDLQKLGIGVVAINSNDAVAYPEDSFENMQKLDLPFPYLHDESQAVAHAYGAACTPDFFGFNADMGLQYRGRLDASGRNAGPDDLKRDLYEAMKQVAKTGQGPREQIPSMGCSIKWKNA; this is encoded by the coding sequence ATGGCCGTGACACCCCCCGTCTGCGATTTTGACTGGCAAGCGCCCGATTTCACCCTGCCCGCATCGGATGGCAAAACCTATTCGCTCTCGGATGTGAAAGGCGAAAACGGCACGCTGGTGATGTTCATCTGCAACCACTGCCCCTATGTAAAATCCATCATGGACAAGATCATCCGCGATGCGCAGGACTTGCAAAAACTGGGCATCGGCGTGGTGGCAATCAATTCAAACGATGCCGTGGCCTACCCCGAAGACAGCTTCGAAAATATGCAAAAACTGGACCTGCCCTTCCCCTATCTGCACGATGAATCCCAAGCCGTCGCCCACGCTTACGGTGCCGCCTGCACCCCCGATTTCTTTGGCTTCAACGCCGACATGGGCCTGCAATACCGTGGCCGTCTGGATGCCTCGGGGCGCAACGCCGGACCTGATGATCTGAAGCGCGATCTGTACGAGGCGATGAAACAGGTGGCAAAAACCGGTCAGGGACCGCGTGAACAGATCCCCTCTATGGGCTGTTCCATCAAATGGAAAAACGCATGA
- a CDS encoding MurR/RpiR family transcriptional regulator encodes MTDPSGTVADRLQSAFEQLTRAERQLADSILENYPVSGLGTITTVAAGAQVSTPTVARMVQKLGYKGFPEFQAALRHELEAKITGPIDKFDTWAEQAPVGHILNRFAEAVNSNIRQTLAQVDTACFDQSCVLLADPARAVYVVGGRITRSLADYFFLHMQVIRPNVTHIQSISNAWPHYLLDIKEGDVVVVFDIRRYENSTLKLAEMARERGAQIVLFTDQWRSPVAKFSEHVFSSRIVVPSAWDSLVAPMVLLETLIAEVQEQSWGETRPRMEALEEMFDRTRFFRKFT; translated from the coding sequence GTGACTGATCCAAGTGGCACCGTGGCCGACCGGTTGCAATCGGCCTTTGAGCAACTGACCCGCGCCGAGCGGCAGCTGGCGGATTCGATCCTTGAAAATTATCCGGTGTCCGGTCTGGGTACGATCACGACGGTTGCTGCGGGGGCGCAGGTTTCCACCCCGACGGTGGCGCGCATGGTGCAAAAGCTGGGCTATAAAGGGTTTCCCGAATTCCAGGCGGCATTGCGTCACGAGCTGGAGGCCAAGATCACCGGCCCGATTGACAAGTTCGACACATGGGCCGAACAGGCCCCTGTCGGCCATATCCTGAACCGTTTTGCCGAGGCGGTAAACAGCAACATTCGCCAGACTCTGGCACAGGTGGATACGGCGTGTTTTGATCAAAGCTGTGTCTTGCTGGCCGATCCGGCGCGGGCGGTTTATGTGGTCGGCGGGCGGATTACGCGCTCTTTGGCGGATTATTTTTTCCTGCATATGCAGGTGATCCGCCCGAATGTGACGCATATCCAGTCGATTTCAAACGCCTGGCCGCATTACCTGCTGGATATAAAAGAGGGCGATGTTGTCGTTGTTTTCGATATACGGCGCTATGAAAACTCCACCCTGAAGCTGGCCGAAATGGCCCGCGAGCGGGGCGCGCAGATTGTCCTTTTCACAGATCAGTGGCGTTCGCCAGTTGCGAAATTCTCGGAGCATGTGTTTTCCAGCCGGATTGTCGTGCCATCGGCGTGGGATTCACTGGTGGCACCAATGGTGCTGCTGGAAACACTGATCGCCGAGGTGCAGGAACAGTCATGGGGCGAAACCCGCCCGCGCATGGAAGCGCTGGAAGAAATGTTCGACCGCACACGTTTCTTTCGCAAGTTCACCTGA
- a CDS encoding DUF4153 domain-containing protein translates to MFWGYGAGVSLVLFGVALAVAVWLASGRRDWRRGDTLAALVFGVGLLPVLDYVQGLSVLFYIGSLTGFAVWVALNGQGRLADLLQAGVRFWLLAPKQVLRDAGTGGQAVVRAQDMRGLLRAWGLPVAASVIFLVLFVAGNPVFENLVFRLSGIDGDLSRMLFWALVAALVWPFLVLQKIRQRMRVPFDIPQAPRLSVPALFNPQSVVNSLVLFNLMFALQTGLDVVYLWGHAELPSGVSAAAFAHRGAYPLVLTALLAGLFAMVSRPYVQKRRGLQALLLLWLGQNVALMAGAVLRLDLYVDAYGLTYLRVAAFIWMGMVAAGLALIGWQVLRGAGNGWMLARMAGLLVVVLYLCSFVNFADMIARFNLSREPDIYAVQGGGRAPVRLDGDYICGLGPMAMPAIANYRQQTGQAVCAAGNMPAYPQIDNWREWGLRMWRVRRYLATDTEMENTL, encoded by the coding sequence TTGTTCTGGGGCTATGGCGCGGGCGTTTCGCTGGTGCTGTTCGGGGTGGCCTTGGCGGTGGCTGTCTGGCTGGCGTCTGGGCGGCGTGACTGGCGGCGGGGGGATACGCTGGCGGCGCTGGTGTTCGGAGTGGGTCTGTTGCCGGTTCTGGACTATGTGCAGGGGCTGTCGGTGCTGTTCTATATCGGCAGCCTGACGGGTTTCGCGGTTTGGGTTGCGCTGAACGGGCAGGGGCGGTTGGCGGATTTGCTGCAGGCGGGCGTTCGGTTTTGGCTGTTGGCGCCAAAGCAGGTGCTGCGCGATGCGGGAACCGGCGGGCAAGCCGTGGTTCGGGCGCAGGATATGCGTGGATTGTTGCGGGCGTGGGGGTTGCCGGTTGCGGCAAGTGTGATTTTTCTGGTGCTGTTTGTTGCGGGCAATCCGGTGTTTGAAAATCTGGTGTTTCGTCTGTCGGGCATTGACGGGGATTTGAGCCGGATGTTGTTCTGGGCGCTGGTTGCCGCTTTGGTCTGGCCGTTTCTGGTTTTACAGAAGATACGCCAGCGGATGCGGGTTCCATTCGATATACCGCAGGCGCCGCGCCTGTCGGTTCCGGCCCTGTTCAATCCGCAATCGGTGGTGAATTCATTGGTGCTGTTCAACCTGATGTTCGCGCTGCAAACCGGACTGGATGTGGTTTACCTGTGGGGCCATGCGGAATTGCCCAGCGGTGTTTCCGCGGCCGCCTTTGCCCATCGCGGGGCCTATCCGCTGGTTTTGACGGCGCTGCTGGCGGGCCTGTTCGCGATGGTGTCGCGCCCCTATGTGCAAAAGCGGCGCGGGTTGCAGGCCTTGTTGCTGTTATGGTTGGGGCAGAACGTGGCCTTGATGGCGGGGGCGGTTTTACGGCTGGACCTTTATGTTGATGCTTACGGCCTGACTTATCTGCGGGTGGCGGCGTTTATCTGGATGGGGATGGTGGCGGCCGGTCTGGCGCTGATCGGCTGGCAGGTGCTGCGCGGGGCAGGCAACGGCTGGATGCTGGCGCGGATGGCGGGGCTGTTGGTGGTGGTGCTGTACCTGTGCAGCTTTGTGAATTTTGCCGATATGATCGCGCGCTTCAACCTGTCGCGAGAGCCGGATATCTATGCGGTGCAGGGCGGGGGCCGTGCGCCAGTGCGGCTGGATGGCGATTATATTTGTGGTTTGGGGCCAATGGCGATGCCCGCGATTGCGAATTACCGACAGCAGACCGGACAGGCTGTTTGCGCCGCCGGGAACATGCCCGCGTATCCCCAAATCGACAACTGGCGCGAATGGGGGCTTCGCATGTGGCGGGTTCGGCGTTACCTTGCTACGGATACCGAAATGGAAAACACTTTATGA
- a CDS encoding TRAP transporter large permease, protein MSQEYIAIFMFASMMLALLTGQRVFGAIGGIAAIAAITLWGTGGSDIPFSAAMKVMKWYPMLTLPMFIFMGYVLSESKIADDLYKMFHVWMGTTSGGLAIGTIGLMVLISAMNGLSVAGMAIGATIALPELLRRGYDKRMVTGVIQAGSSLGILVPPSVVLVLYAMIARAPVSQLWMAGIIPGLMMAGMFIVYIYFRCKITPSLGPALSKEELLEFEEISDHPIRFNYFVLAGIAVLIISPMTGILPFNTAALIALGLFVLFAAFRNKPATSYDLYLKEKNRLLFSGMLPLVIFFSMMVPFINGWTSLVESSAVGAMTAFGAAVLKGRMTREVFENSVRNTLAISCMFMLIVVAALGFGAVFDGLGAVRAIDGLFREQLDLNPWTILIIMQLSFLLMGTFLDDTAMLVIVAPLYVPLVKVLGFDVIWYGVLYTITTQIAYMTPPFGYNLFLMRAMAPDEITIHDIYVSIIPFVLIMVAALAIIMVFPQIALWLPEYIKPGR, encoded by the coding sequence ATGTCCCAGGAATATATTGCCATTTTCATGTTCGCATCGATGATGCTGGCCCTGTTGACGGGGCAACGCGTCTTTGGGGCGATCGGCGGGATTGCTGCCATTGCCGCGATTACCCTTTGGGGAACAGGTGGGTCCGACATTCCGTTTTCCGCCGCGATGAAGGTGATGAAATGGTATCCGATGCTGACCCTGCCGATGTTCATCTTCATGGGCTATGTGCTGTCGGAAAGTAAAATCGCTGATGATCTGTACAAGATGTTTCACGTCTGGATGGGCACGACATCGGGCGGGCTGGCGATTGGCACAATCGGCCTGATGGTTCTGATTTCCGCAATGAACGGGCTATCGGTTGCCGGTATGGCCATCGGCGCCACCATTGCGCTGCCCGAACTGTTACGACGAGGGTATGACAAAAGGATGGTCACGGGGGTTATTCAGGCCGGATCGTCCCTTGGCATTCTGGTGCCACCATCGGTGGTGCTGGTGCTATACGCCATGATTGCGCGGGCACCGGTTTCCCAACTGTGGATGGCCGGCATTATTCCGGGCCTGATGATGGCCGGCATGTTCATCGTCTATATCTATTTTCGCTGCAAAATCACACCCAGCCTTGGACCGGCCCTGAGCAAAGAAGAGCTGCTTGAATTCGAAGAAATTTCCGATCACCCGATCCGGTTCAATTACTTTGTTCTGGCAGGGATTGCGGTTTTGATCATTTCGCCAATGACCGGCATACTCCCGTTCAATACGGCCGCCCTGATTGCCCTTGGCCTGTTTGTGCTGTTTGCCGCATTCCGGAACAAGCCGGCCACGTCCTATGACCTCTATCTAAAGGAAAAGAACCGCCTGCTGTTTTCCGGCATGTTGCCGCTGGTGATCTTTTTCTCGATGATGGTCCCCTTTATCAACGGCTGGACCAGCCTTGTCGAAAGCTCGGCCGTGGGGGCGATGACGGCCTTTGGTGCTGCGGTTCTGAAGGGGCGGATGACTAGGGAAGTATTCGAAAATTCAGTGCGCAATACACTGGCGATTTCCTGTATGTTCATGCTGATCGTTGTCGCTGCCCTTGGGTTTGGCGCGGTGTTTGACGGGTTGGGTGCCGTGCGGGCGATTGACGGGTTGTTCCGCGAACAGCTGGACCTGAATCCCTGGACCATTCTGATCATCATGCAGCTTTCGTTTTTGCTGATGGGCACTTTTCTGGATGACACAGCCATGCTGGTTATCGTCGCACCGCTTTATGTGCCTTTGGTAAAAGTGTTGGGATTTGACGTGATCTGGTACGGGGTTCTCTATACCATCACCACACAGATCGCCTATATGACCCCGCCCTTTGGCTATAACCTGTTTTTGATGCGGGCGATGGCCCCGGACGAGATAACGATCCACGATATCTATGTTTCGATCATACCGTTTGTACTGATCATGGTGGCCGCTTTGGCGATCATCATGGTGTTTCCACAAATCGCGCTGTGGCTACCGGAGTATATAAAACCAGGCAGATAA
- the gph gene encoding phosphoglycolate phosphatase (PGP is an essential enzyme in the glycolate salvage pathway in higher organisms (photorespiration in plants). Phosphoglycolate results from the oxidase activity of RubisCO in the Calvin cycle when concentrations of carbon dioxide are low relative to oxygen. This enzyme is a member of the Haloacid Dehalogenase (HAD) superfamily of aspartate-nucleophile hydrolase enzymes (PF00702).) translates to MTPIVFDLDGTLIDSAPDLHAACCKMLADEDAPAPSLETVISYVGNGVPRLVELAMRANGIPADQHARLVKAYMGYYNADPATLTTIYPNLLPLLEALKEKGHRLAVCTNKPEAPAREILRLLEIEHFFDVVVGGDTLPKKKPDPAPLLHTLKLLGADSCLYVGDSEVDAETADRAGQTMALFTKGYRKVPVADLPHAFAFDDFAALGPYIESL, encoded by the coding sequence ATGACACCTATTGTATTCGATCTGGATGGCACGCTGATCGACAGCGCGCCCGACCTGCACGCCGCCTGCTGTAAAATGCTGGCGGACGAAGACGCCCCCGCTCCAAGTCTTGAAACCGTGATCAGCTATGTCGGCAACGGTGTGCCGCGTCTGGTGGAACTGGCAATGCGCGCCAACGGCATCCCCGCCGATCAACATGCCCGTCTGGTCAAGGCCTATATGGGCTATTACAACGCCGATCCCGCCACGCTGACCACGATTTACCCCAACCTTCTGCCCTTGCTTGAGGCGCTAAAGGAAAAGGGTCACAGGCTGGCCGTTTGCACCAACAAACCCGAGGCGCCGGCCCGCGAAATCCTGCGCCTGCTGGAAATCGAGCATTTCTTTGACGTGGTTGTCGGTGGCGACACCCTGCCAAAGAAAAAGCCCGACCCAGCACCGCTGCTTCACACGTTGAAACTGCTGGGGGCCGATAGCTGCCTCTATGTCGGTGACAGCGAAGTCGACGCCGAAACCGCCGACCGTGCGGGGCAAACCATGGCACTGTTCACCAAGGGCTATCGCAAGGTCCCCGTGGCCGACCTGCCCCACGCCTTTGCCTTTGACGATTTCGCCGCGCTTGGCCCCTATATCGAAAGCCTGTAA
- a CDS encoding ATP-binding protein, producing the protein MSRIRRKWRPSLALVIGGTLAAVLLAPMVGLVVVKFLWGYMRYRYAVMLVGAGVLLITVVLGWLLWRLILRPVQRLSAESRAFAAGEVERFDPQAHYGTRELQELGQSVLDMSESLHNRQETVRTYTSHVTHELKSPLTALIGAAELLEADGLSENQRAQLLGSVRQSADRMQDLLEGLRQMAMAREPLGQGPSTLDQVLMDLAGAYPALKVQVTGGDISLPIPPEGLAVILHQMLGNAVAHGADRVWLEAMPEALVIRDNGNGISAGNRERLFEPFFTTRREGGGTGMGLAIVHSLLSVRGAGIEVLDSEMGAAFRIEF; encoded by the coding sequence ATGTCGCGGATAAGGCGTAAATGGCGCCCGTCACTGGCGCTGGTGATTGGCGGCACGCTGGCGGCGGTGCTGCTGGCGCCGATGGTCGGGCTGGTGGTGGTGAAATTCTTGTGGGGGTACATGCGCTACCGCTATGCCGTGATGCTGGTCGGGGCGGGGGTGTTGCTGATCACTGTGGTTCTGGGCTGGTTGCTGTGGCGGTTGATTTTGCGCCCCGTTCAGCGGCTGTCAGCGGAAAGTCGGGCCTTTGCGGCGGGTGAAGTGGAGCGGTTTGATCCGCAGGCCCATTATGGCACGCGGGAATTGCAGGAACTGGGGCAAAGCGTTCTGGATATGTCCGAAAGTCTGCACAACCGGCAGGAAACCGTGCGCACCTACACCAGCCATGTGACGCATGAATTGAAATCCCCGCTGACCGCGTTGATTGGGGCGGCGGAACTGCTGGAAGCGGACGGGTTATCGGAAAATCAGCGGGCGCAGTTGTTGGGGAGCGTGCGGCAATCGGCGGACCGGATGCAGGATTTGCTGGAAGGGTTGCGGCAGATGGCCATGGCGCGTGAGCCGCTGGGGCAGGGGCCGAGCACACTGGATCAGGTGCTGATGGATTTGGCTGGTGCATATCCGGCGCTAAAGGTGCAGGTGACGGGGGGCGATATATCCCTGCCGATCCCGCCCGAAGGGCTGGCGGTGATCCTGCACCAGATGCTGGGCAATGCGGTGGCGCATGGGGCGGATCGGGTGTGGCTTGAGGCGATGCCCGAGGCACTGGTGATCCGTGATAATGGCAACGGAATTTCGGCGGGCAACCGCGAGCGGTTGTTCGAGCCGTTCTTTACCACGCGGCGCGAGGGGGGTGGCACTGGCATGGGGTTGGCGATTGTGCACAGCTTGCTATCGGTGCGCGGGGCCGGGATCGAGGTGCTGGACAGTGAAATGGGGGCGGCGTTCAGGATCGAATTCTGA
- the rpe gene encoding ribulose-phosphate 3-epimerase, with amino-acid sequence MSFDRSIKIAPSILSADFANFGQEIRAIEDQGADWVHVDVMDGHFVPNLTFGPPAVAAFRPHVKTFMDVHLMIAPVDPYIEAYAKAGADMITAHVESGPHIHRTLQAIKAQGVKAGVSLNPGTPLSTIEYCMDLLDMVLIMTVNPGFGGQKFIHSGVDKTRKVREMIGDRPIHIQIDGGVTPETAPLVAAAGADVLVAGSAVFNGGTVDTPEVYGKNIRAIRDAASAAQ; translated from the coding sequence ATGTCCTTTGACCGCTCCATCAAAATCGCCCCGTCCATCCTGTCGGCGGATTTTGCCAACTTCGGCCAGGAAATCCGCGCCATCGAGGATCAGGGCGCCGACTGGGTCCATGTCGATGTGATGGACGGCCATTTCGTGCCCAACCTGACCTTCGGCCCCCCCGCCGTGGCCGCATTTCGCCCGCATGTGAAAACCTTCATGGATGTGCACCTGATGATCGCGCCGGTGGACCCCTATATCGAGGCCTACGCCAAAGCCGGTGCCGATATGATCACCGCCCATGTTGAATCAGGCCCGCATATCCACCGCACCCTGCAAGCCATCAAGGCGCAAGGGGTAAAGGCCGGTGTCAGCCTGAATCCGGGCACGCCACTGTCCACGATCGAATACTGCATGGACCTGCTGGATATGGTGTTGATCATGACCGTAAACCCCGGTTTCGGCGGGCAGAAATTCATCCACTCGGGCGTAGATAAAACCCGTAAGGTACGCGAAATGATCGGCGACCGTCCGATCCACATCCAGATTGACGGCGGCGTCACCCCTGAAACCGCCCCGCTGGTTGCCGCCGCCGGTGCCGACGTTCTGGTCGCCGGTTCTGCCGTGTTCAACGGCGGTACTGTCGATACCCCCGAGGTCTACGGAAAAAACATCCGCGCCATCCGCGATGCGGCCTCTGCCGCACAATAA